The Mus pahari chromosome 2, PAHARI_EIJ_v1.1, whole genome shotgun sequence genomic interval ATTTCTAGAATGAGAGCTGTCAAACTATGCTGCTAAAACCCACTTTCTCCACCAACTTAAGACTCGAtactgaagagaaaggaatggtGGGAAGGCCGCCCGACTGGGGCAGTGGGTGTGGTGAGACGGTTAAAGGCTCTCTGAGAAGTAATGCCGGCTAGAGGGGATGGACTATGCGGGCAAGGGAGGATGAAGTATGCGGGCGGGAGAGGGCGTGGAGTAAGCGTGGACACCGAGGGGAGCAGCTCGTGGGCCATCGGGCGCTCTATAGGGCTGCGCGGTGCGGCGAGGCCGCCAGCCATCCCGGCGCGGATGGGGTTAAGCCTCCGCGGCCGAGGGCAGAGCCCGGTTTCCAGGGAAACGGCTCCACCAGTTCCGGCGGCGCGGGCGCGTACCACTGAGCAGGGGAGCCGGCGCGGAGGACGCGGAGGGCGCAGCGCGGCCGGCCGGCTCCTAGGGCGCGGGCCCGATCACGCCGGTGAGTTCGCCGCGCCTCGCCGCCCGCGGCCGTGAGCCGGACCCGCGCGGCCGAGGCGGGGAAGGAGCGGCGCGCGGCGGCCCCGGAGTCCCCCCGCGCAGCGGCCGAGTGCGAGCAGCCCGGGGCTGGGCAGTTTGAACCGCGGACGGCagacaaaggcagcaggaagccgTCCGCAGCCCGAGCGCCCGGCCCGGGCCTCGCCGGCGCGCGCAGCAGCGACGCGGCCGGGCGCGGGATGCCGCAGGGCgcggggcggcggcggcgcgcgGGCGCGGACGCGGCGCCCGCCCCGGCCGGGATGTAAGGCCCGAGCGGCCGCGCGGGGGCGGGAAGGGCGGCAGGAAGGAAGCGCCGCTCGGACGCGCCGGGAGGAGGAGCGGCGGCCCGGCCGGAAGGCGGGGAGGGGCGGCCGTTGGCCCGCGGCGGCCCGCTCTCGGCGCCTCCCGGGGCGGCGGCGCCCGCGCCTCCTGCACCCGGCGCGGCGTAGCGGCGGGAGGAAGATGGAGACCCACATCTCGTGCCTGTTCCCGGAGCTGCTGGCCATGATCTTCGGCTACTTGGACGTCCGAGACAAGGGTCGCGCGGCGCAGGTGTGCACGGCCTGGCGGGACGCCGCCTACCACAAGTCGGTGTGGCGGGGCGTGGAGGCCAAGCTGCACCTGCGCCGGGCGAACCCGTCGCTGTTCCCCAGCCTGCAGGCCCGGGGCATCCGCCGCGTGCAGATCCTCAGCCTCCGCCGCAGCCTCAGCTACGTGATCCAGGGCATGGCGAACATCGAGAGCCTCAACCTCAGCGGCTGCTACAACCTCACCGACAACGGCCTGGGCCACGCGTTCGTGCAGGAGATCGGCTCGCTGCGCGCTCTCAACTTGAGCCTCTGCAAGCAGATCACCGACAGCAGCCTGGGCCGCATAGCCCAGTACCTCAAGGGCCTGGAGGTGCTGGAGCTGGGGGGCTGCAGCAACATCACCAACACCGGCCTTCTGCTCATTGCCTGGGGGCTGCAGCGCCTCAAGAGCCTTAACCTCCGCAGCTGCCGCCACCTCTCGGATGTGGGCATCGGGCACCTGGCCGGCATGACGCGCAGCGCTGCCGAGGGCTGCCTGGGCCTGGAGCAGCTCACTCTGCAGGACTGCCAGAAACTCACGGATCTTTCCCTGAAGCACATCTCGCGAGGGCTGACGGGCCTCCGGCTCCTCAACCTCAGCTTCTGCGGCGGCATCTCGGACGCGGGCCTTCTGCACCTGTCGCACATGGGCAGCCTGCGCAGCCTGAACCTGCGCTCCTGCGACAACATCAGCGACACCGGCATCATGCACCTGGCCATGGGCAGCCTGCGCCTCTCCGGTCTGGATGTGTCGTTCTGTGACAAGGTGGGAGATCAGAGTCTGGCCTACATAGCCCAGGGACTGGACGGCCTCAAGTCCCTCTCCCTTTGCTCTTGCCATATCAGTGACGATGGCATCAACCGCATGGTGCGGCAGATGCACGGGCTGCGCACGCTCAACATTGGACAGTGTGTGCGCATCACGGACAAGGGCCTGGAGCTGATCGCGGAGCACCTGAGCCAGCTCACGGGCATCGATCTGTACGGCTGCACCAGGATCACCAAGCGCGGCCTGGAGCGCATCACGCAGTTGCCCTGCCTCAAGGTACTTAACCTGGGACTCTGGCAGATGACGGACAGTGAGAAGGTCAGGTGAGGGCGGCAGTTCCAGTTCCCCTGCCCCGCCCCGATCATCCCAGGACCACCACTGTTCCCGCACACTCACGCGCGCACTTACACGTTCAGGGCAGTGGCCGCGGTGGGGCGATGACGGAAGCCTGGGCTCTCTTCAACTAGTCTGACGCCCCTCTCCACTGCGTCTGGAGTTCTCCCTCTACccactcccctttcctttcccagtgAGTGGAGAGATGGACCCTGCTGCTTCTCTGCCCACTCTTCTGCAGGGTATGGAGACTTTTCAGCCACCGACAACTGTATCCTGGGGCACTGCATTggaaatggggtgggggcggggagggactAGTCGTTTCAACCCCGAGGAGTTGAGGAAAGATGTCTGCCTTCACTTACACTTTCATTTGGATACTGTGATCTGGCTTTTAATTCCAAACGTGTAGAAAGCAAGCCTTCTCATCCACTTTGTAGCCAGTCTCCTCTCATCGCCGCCCCTTCGGTATCTGCGACTCACTTGGGttctggttttgttctgtttgttttgtttgt includes:
- the Fbxl14 gene encoding F-box/LRR-repeat protein 14, yielding METHISCLFPELLAMIFGYLDVRDKGRAAQVCTAWRDAAYHKSVWRGVEAKLHLRRANPSLFPSLQARGIRRVQILSLRRSLSYVIQGMANIESLNLSGCYNLTDNGLGHAFVQEIGSLRALNLSLCKQITDSSLGRIAQYLKGLEVLELGGCSNITNTGLLLIAWGLQRLKSLNLRSCRHLSDVGIGHLAGMTRSAAEGCLGLEQLTLQDCQKLTDLSLKHISRGLTGLRLLNLSFCGGISDAGLLHLSHMGSLRSLNLRSCDNISDTGIMHLAMGSLRLSGLDVSFCDKVGDQSLAYIAQGLDGLKSLSLCSCHISDDGINRMVRQMHGLRTLNIGQCVRITDKGLELIAEHLSQLTGIDLYGCTRITKRGLERITQLPCLKVLNLGLWQMTDSEKVR